The Parolsenella catena region GCTGGTACAAGGTCGCCGACGGCTACGTGTGGGGCCGCTACATCGGCGCGTCTAGCGGCAAGGAGCGCTACGTCGCCGTCGGCAGGGCCACGGGCAAGCCAGAGGCCGACGACTACCTCGTGAGGGTTGGCTAGTGCGCCGCGCGATCGGGGCGCTGCTCGCCCTCCTGGCGCTCGAGCTCGCGCTGTGGGCCGTCATGCTCGCCGACACAATGTCGGCGGGAGCGTCAGGCCCCGACTCCGACCTCAGGCCAGTCGTGACGGACAAGCCTGCGACCGAGGCGACCACCCACATCGTCATCGAGGGCGCGCTGCCCTAGGTGCGACATAGGTGCGACACCTGCGCCCCGAATTCTTAGCTCGAACCTTACTCGAACCAACTGCGACAAGCCTCTCCTCGCCTTCGGGCGGGGAGGGGCTTTTCTTGTGCTCATGAGGCGTGCGGCGGTGCTGTTGGCGGCCCTGGAAGTTGCTACTAATAAGTGTTAGTTCAGCTGTTCCTGTTTGCCCTACGCGATTTTGAGCACATTTCTAATTTTTGTCCGCAAACGAATTCAAGCCCGTAACTCGTGATATATAGTTCAAGCGGGCACCCTTTTTGCCCACCAAATTGTCGAGAGGCCGGGACCAAGTGGTTCCGGCCTCTTTTGCTATGCGGCGAGGGCGTCGCACCAGATGGAAGCCGGGTCCCTGGCCACTCGCCGGGTGATGGCGACGAATATCAGGTTTACATCTCCTTATCGACAGACGGGCGCGTTCGCGTGTGAAACAATGGCGCGTACGTGACCGCAGTGTGCCTTTGGGCCGTCGTCGCGTACATCAGCCGCGCGGGCCGCGCCCGCCATCGACAGGGGGAACAACCATGGCCAACATCGTCATCGTCACGGAGACGGGCAGCGACATCACCGCGGCCGAGGCCGCCGAGCTTGGCGTCGAGCTCGTGCCCATGCACGTTGCGATAGGCGACGTCACGATCGACGACGGGACGCTCGACCCCGCCGAGATGCTCGAGCAGTGCCGCCAGCTCGGCGTGCTCCCGCACACGAGCGGCTCCACGCCCGCGGACTTCTCGGCCGTGTTCGACCGCATCCACGAGGAGAGGCCCGAGGTGCAGATCCTCTACATCGCCTACTCCGCGGTCACGACGTGCTCGTACCAGAGCGCCTGCGCGGCGGCCGAGGGGCGCGACTACGTCTCGATGCTCGACACGGGCCACGTGACGATCGGCCTGGCGCTCGTCGTGCGCAAGACGGTCGAGCACCTGCGCGAGAACCCCGACATCACGGTCGAGGGGCTCCTCGAGTGGTCGCTGGCCTTTGCCAAGCGCGTGCGCATGGGCTTTCTGCCCGGTGACCTGGGCTACCTGCGCGCCGGTGGCCGCCTGTCGAACGCTGCGTTCGTGGGTGCCACGCTGCTGCGCATCAAGCCGGTCGTCGAGCTTCTCGACGGGCGTCTCGTGGCCACGAGGAAGCTGCGGGGCAAGATGGCCGCCTGCTCGCTCGACTTCATGGACCACATGCTCGCTGGCGCGCCGGCCGACACCTCCACGCTGTTCTTTGTGCGCTCGTGCGGGCTTCCGCTCGCCATCCAGCAGGCGGCCGAGCGGCGCGCCCGCGAGCTGGGCTTTGCGGAGCTTCGCTGGTATGACACGCAGGACGTCATCACGTCCCACTGCGGGCCGGGCTCCTTTGGCGTTGCGTTTGCCGTTGATGAGTAGGGCCGAGAGGCGCTGAGGGCGCGCGTGAGGGGCGTTTGGTGCGCGTGGCGCTTGCTTGGGCGTTGGGCCGGAGCCTTGCGCTATGAGACGCCGCAGAGCGTCTCCCAGCTCTGGAAGAGGTCCCCTCTGAGCATGCGCCCAGCGGCGAGGTGGCGACTGCCGTCGGGCGACTCGAGGTAGATGTCCGCGACGCAGTAGCCGCGGCGCGCCGCAAAAAAAGGAGGGCACCCGTTGCCGGGTGCCCTCCTTGAGGTGCCTGTTATGCGCGTGCGCGCTTACGCCACGAGCTCCACGTTGAGCGTGGCGGCGAGGTCGGCGGCGTCGTCGCTCTCGCGCAGCTTGGACTTGAAGTTGTCGTCCATGAGCAGCATGGCGGCCTTCGAGAGCAGGCGCAGGTGCGTGGTGCCGGCCTCGGAGTCGGGGATGAGCAGCGCCATGGCGATGTCGACGGGCTTGTCGTCGAGGCTGGGCCACTCGACGGGCTGGGCGTTCTTGAAGATGATGACGGCGGCGCTCTTCACGGCGTCGGTCTTGCAGTGCGGCACGGCGAAGCCGTCGACCATGCCGGTCTTGTCGATCTCCTCGCGGGCGAGGAAGGCGGCGTAGACGGCGTCGGCGTCGTCGGCGACGCCGATCCTGGCCGCGGCGTCGGAGATCGTGCGCAGCGCCTCCTCCTTGGTGGTGGCCTGCTGGTTGAGGAGGATGTTCTCCTCGCTGACGAATCCGCTCATGGCGAGTCCTTTCTGTGGTGGCGCGCCGTCCTGTCTTGCGGCGCGTGGGGTAAACGAGAAGGCCCCGTGCGAAGCGCTTTCTCGCACGGGGCCTATGTCAGTGCAAAGCGAGTGCTACTTGGAGGCGTTCTCCAGCTTCGGCTTCATGACGACGAGGATGGCGGCGCCAACGAGCGCGCCGATCACGATGTCGAGGCAGAACAGGCCGACGTTGCTCGTGGCGAGGGCGACGATGAAGCCACCGTGCGGGACGTAGCAGTCGATGCCCTGAAAGGCGGCCAGGCCGGCGCCCACGGCGGAGCCGATGCAGATGCCCGGCAGGGTGTGGGCGAGGTCCTTGACGGCGAACGGGATGGCGCCCTCGGTGATGCCGATGCAGCCCATGAAGATGGCGGAGACGCCCATCTGACGGTCGGCGTCATCGAACTTGTTGCGGGCGATCAGGGAAGCGATGCCGCAGGCCAGGGGCGGGACGGCGACGGCGACGCGGAACATGCCGTTGGGGCCGTAGATGCTGGAGGCCATGAGGGCCATCGTGAACGTGGAGGCAGTCTTGTTGATGGGGCCGCCCATGTCGAACGCGGTCATGACGCCGATGACGAGGCCGAGGACGACGGCGGAGCCACCCTGGAGGCTACCGAGGACGGCAGTGAGCCAGTCCATCACGAAGCCGAGCGGCGTGGCCAGGACGTAGATGTAGGCCATGCCCAGGACGAGCGAGGTGAGGATCGGGATGACCAGGATCGGCATGATCGTGTTGATCGTGTCGTTGACCTTCCAGGTCTTCATCCAGCGGACGAAGTAGCCGCAGATGACGGCCATGATCATGGCGCCCAGGAAGCCGGTGGAGACCGCAGAGCCGTTCGGCGTGGTCACCGCGTTGTTAACCAGGTAACCAAGGACGAAGCCGGGGGCGAGGGCGGGCTTGCCGGCCATCGAGTAGGCGATGTAGGCGGCGAGCACCGGGATCATCATGGAGATGCCGGCCATGCCGATGGTGTTCAGCGACACCATGAAGGGGTTCGTGACCTCCATGCCGTTGGCGCCGGCGGTGCCGGAGGCCAGCGAGAAGGCCAGGAACACGCCGCCGATGACGACGATGGGGATGAAGTAGCTCACGCCGGTGTTGAAGGCGTTGAGCAGCGTCTTGCCGGGCTCGGCGAAGATGGACTTCTTCTCAGCGGGCTTGGGGCCGCCGGGGGCGGCGCTGGCCTTGGCGACGGGCTGCTCGGCAACCTCGGCCTTGGCGGGCTCGGCGGCGGCAACGGCCTCGGCGCCACCGATGAGCGCGAGGGCGCGGTCAAGGACGTCGGCGGCGTTCGAGATGGCGTCGGCGGTGCCGACCTTCAGAAGACGGCCCTCGGCCACCTTGGCCTCGAAGCGGTCCTCGCCCTCGATGCCCACGTCGATCGTCTCGATGACGAGGTCTGCGGAATCGACGTCCTCCTGCGAGAGCTCGTCCTCGATGCCCATGCCACCCTGGGCCTCGATCTTGCACTCGAAGCCGCGCTTGGCGCACTCCTCCTCCACGGCCTTCTTGGCCATGTAGGTGTGCGCGATGCCGACGGTGCAGGCGCTCACTCCTACGATCTTCACGTTCTCCTCCTTTGAACGCTTGGTCCTTCGTCGCTTCGCTCGCGCCGGGCGCTGCGGTGCCTCCATGTCGCGAGGCGAGCGAACATTTCGTCGCCGCTTTTGTACCTCAGCAAATGGGAGATTCGCAATGCGTTATCGGTAAACGTGCAGATAGAACGTTTGTTATCATGGAATGGTTAAGGGATTAACCAACGCGAAAAGCTCACAAAATGATTCAATCATTATTTGTCAAGAATAATCTTCATTATTCGATAAAAGAGCACCGTGGCGTGCCTGTGGCCCGGCTAGCCCCGCCAGCTGGCCTCGATCTGGCGCACGCGCTCGTGCAGCCAGGCGTTCTGCGGGGTGAGGACGTGGTGCTTTTGTCCCAGTCGGCAGATCGTGCCGGAGAACTCCTCGACCTCGGTGGGACGGCGCGCGACGCGGTCCTGCGCCATGGAGGGCATGCCGTCGGGCGCCATGGACGCGCAGAGCTCGAACATGCCCGTGAGCTCCTCCTCCGTGAGCGTCACGCCCTCGGCCGCCGCCACGGCGCGCACCTCTCGCATGGCCGCGACGAAGCAGCGCACCTGCTCGGGGTCGGTCGTGACGGAACCGTACGTGCCGCCAAAGACCATGGTGGTCTGGTTGACGCCCACGTTGAGCATGAGCTTTGCCCACAGGCGGTGGCGGATATCTTGCTCGACGATGTGGGGAACGCCCGCGCGCTCGAAGAAATCCGCGATGTCGTCGACGACGCCTGCGGCCGTGCCCTCGGCGGCTCCCAAGTGGATGTGGCCCGCGCAGCTGTAGCGCAGCTCGCCGGACAGGAAGGTGGCGTCGAGGCCCTGGGCGGTTGCGAGCACGACGTTGTCCCAGCCAAAGCGCTCGGCGATGCGCTGCTCGCTCGTGACGCCGTTCAGCAGCGACACGATGCGCGTGTTGGGGCCAACGAGCGCGGTCGCCTCGTCGAGCGCGGCATCCAGGCCGGTGGCCTTGACGGCAAAGACGAGAAGCTCGGCCGTGCGCGCCTCGCCTGCGCGGACGCTGGCGAGCTCGCAGGGGCTTCCGTTGATCTTGAGCCTGTCGTGGGCGTGGCGCTCGAAGCGCGCGTCGTCCATGACGTACTCCACGGCATCTGCGCCGAGCGTCTCGGCCGCAATGCTGCCGTAGAGCAGCCCGATGGCCCCCTTGCCCATGATCGTCATCCTGCTGATCGCCATGCGCGCCTCCTTGGTCGTCCGCTCATTTCCGATGAAGGATTGTAGCAGCGGCCCCGTGGTGGCGGTGACATGTGGTGACAGGTGGGGACCAAACGAACCCGTCCCCTTTGGTCCGGCGTCAGAGGGAGTCGACGATCGCCTGGGCCACGCGCAGGCCGTCGGTGGCGGCGCTCATGATGCCGCCCGCGTATCCCGCGCCCTCGCCGGTGGGGTAGAGGCCCGCGTGACTCACGCTCTGCAGGTCTGCCCCACGCGTGACGCGCACCGGCGAGCTCGAGCGGCTCTCGACACCCGTGAGCACGGCCTCGGCGTCGTCGAACCCTCGCAGGTGGCGGGCCATGTCGGGGATGGCGGCGCGCAGCGTCTCGGCCACGTAGGGCGGCAGACACCCCTCGACAGATCCCCAGGCCACGCCGCGCGGGTACGTGGGCTCTACGCGCCCGCCCGTGCTCGACGGCTGGTGGGCGAGGAAGTCTCCCACGAGCTGCGCGGGCGCCACATAGGCCCCGCCGCCCAGCTCGAACGCCGCCCGTTCGCAGGCGCGCTGCAGCTCGATGCCGGCAAGCGGGTCGTCCCCGGGCAGGTCGCTCGGCAAGACGTTGGCGAGAAGGCCGGAGTTGGCGTTCGTGCCGGCGCGCGCCGCGAGGCTCATGCCGTTCGTGACCACGCCGCCCTCCTCGCTCGCCGCCGCCACCACGTAGCCGCCCGGGCACATGCAGAACGAGTAGGCGGAGCGGCCGTTTGGCAGGTGGCTCACGAGCTTGTAGGGGGCAGCGCCCAGCGCCGGGTGGCCGGCGGACGGTCCGTACTGGGCGCGGTCCACGTCTGCCTGCAGGTGCTCGATGCGCACGCCCATCGCAAATGTCTTGCGCTCGAGCGTGACGCCGAGCTCGCGCAGCAGCTCGAACACGTCCCGGGCGGAGTGGCCGCACGCGAGCACGAGCCTGCTGCACGCAAGGCGCTCCTGGACGAGAAGGCCGCCCTCCTCGCGTCGCTCGAGCACCACGGCGCTCACGCGCGGCGCCGTGGTGCCCCCCGTGACCTCGATGCCCGTGAGCCTCGTGCGGAAGCGCACCTCGCCGCCGAGCTCGGTGATGCGCGCGCAGATGTGGTCCACGACGCCGGGCAAGACGTCCGAGCCGATGTGGGGCTTGGCGTCCCACGCGATGTCCTCGGCCGCGCCGGCCTCGACGAACGTGTCGAGCACGAGGCGGTGCAGCGGGCTCTTCGTGCCGGTGGTGAGCTTGCCGTCCGAGAACGTGCCGGCCCCTCCCGCACCGAACTGGATGTTGCTCTCGACGTCGAGCTCGCCCGTCTCGTTGAAGCGCGCCACGGCCCGGCTGCGGTGATGGGCGTCGTCTCCGCGCTCGACGAGCAGCGGCTCGAGGCCGGCGTTGGCGAGTGCCAGCGCGCAGAAGAGTCCCGCGCAGCCCGCGCCCACGACGACGGGACGGCTTGCGGGCGCATGGTTTGTGCGGCTGGGCAGCGTGGGCGTGGAGGCCACGACCTGGCGGATGCCGCGGCCGTCCTTGCGGCGGGCGAGGCGCGCGAGAAGCGCCCGCTCGGCGTTCGCGCCCCCTCGCAGCGTGACGCGCGCGGTGCACGTGAGGTGCACGTCGCTCTTCTTGCGCGCGTCGATGGAGCGACGGCGAAGCTCCACGCCCGTGACGTCGTCCGGCGCGGCGTGGAGGCGCCGCAGGACCGCCCGGCGCAGGGCGCGTCGCTCGGCCTCGGGCGTGCCGTCGAGCTTGTCGAGCGAGAGCTTGAGGTTGGAGATCTCGATCACGAGAGGGTCCTTTCGGGAGAGGACGGGGCGTCCTTGCGCGGCGTCGGCGCGCCTGCGCGGGCTGCTCGGGCGTCCTTGCTCGGCGCCGTCGCGTTTGCGTGGGCCGTCGCTGCGTGGCGTGCGGCGGACGCTCCGCAGGTCATGCCGCTTGCCCAGGCCCAGGCGAGGTTGTAGCCGCCGCAGGCGCCGTCAACGTCGAGCGCCTCGCCGCATGCGAACAGGCCGTCATGCCCGCGGGCGGCGAGCGTGCGCGCGTCGAGCGCGGCCACGTCGATGCCGCCGCGCGTGACCTGGGCGTGCGCGGTGTCCGCCAAGCCCTCCACCCGGAAGGGCAGCCCCTTCACGAGCGGGGCCACGCGCCAGGCGAGTCCGCCCGCCTGCGCGCCGCCGGCAAGGCCGACGAGCGCCTCGGCGGTCGCGGGGTCGAGGATGCCGTCGAGCGCGTGGGCGTCTCCGGGACGGTCCGCGACGAGCTTGTCGACCTCCCAGGCGTCCACCTCTGGGGCGAGGTCGAGCTCGATGGCGTCCCCGGGCCGGACGTGCCTCGAGAGGTTGAACGAGACGATGCCGGACAGCCCATACTCGCGGAAGAGCACCTCGCCGGCCTCGCGCATGACCACGCGGCCCGCCCGCGTGAGCGTGGCCACGCAGTGCGCGCGCCGGCCGCTCAGGCGCTCGAGAAGGCCCGGGGCCGGCGCCGTGGCGGCCACGCCGCACAGCACGGGGGAGTCGGGGACCAGCGCAAGGCCGAGCGCGTCCGCCACGGCGCCGCTCGCCCCGCCGCTCGCGATGACGAGCGTGGCGGCGTCGAGCTCGCGCTCCTCGCCGTCCCACGTCTGGGATAGGCGGACGTGCCAGCCGCTGCGCTGCCGCGTGGCGCCAATGGCCTCGCGGCCGCACGCGAGCGCGGCGCCCGCACGCCTCGCGCGCGCGAGCAGGACGTTTCTCACGCTCGCGGCCTGGCGGCTGCGCGGGTAGAGCCTGCCGTCCTCCTCGGCCCATGACAGGCCGCAGCCTCGCCAGAAGCCCAGGATGCGCTCGAGCGCCACGCCGGGCTCGCCCATGGAGGCGGCCACGAACTCGGGGTGGTTGTAGTTGTTCGCCGCGAGGTCGGCGTTGCAGAAGTTGCAGCGGCCGTTGCCCGTGGCAAGGATCGTGCGGCCGCACTCGAGCGAGCGCTCGAGCACGAGGACGCTCGCGCCGGCCTCGGCGGCCGTGACGGCGCACGCGAGCCCCGCCGCGCCGCCGCCGACGACGCACACGTCCGCGCGCGCCGGCAGCGCGGTGGCCGCGGCCATGCGCTCGAGCTGCTCGCGCTCGCGTGCCCGCGACCCGCCGCGCTGCTGGGCCTGCCTCTTGCGGCCGCCCGCCACGCTAGACCTCGCGCGGGGTGACGTCGACGGTGCCGTCGCTCTCCTCGGCGGCCTTCTTGGCCTTGTAGGCGGCAGCCGCGGCGGCGGCGCGCTCGGCCATCGTGGGCTCTGGGCCCTGGGGCTCCTGCTGCTCCACCTCGAGCTCGGGCAGGTCGAGGGCAAGCGCCACGGCGTCGGGCAGCAGGCCCTCGGGAAGGTCGTCCTCGAACGTGCCCTTGTCGCACGCGGCGGCGATGGCCGGGTCGATGGGCAGCGTGCCCAGGACGGGCAGGCCGTAGCCGGCGGCCACCTCGGCGAGCTTGCTCTCGCCAAAGACGTGGATGTGCTCGCCGCAGTGCGGGCACACGGCGTAGCTCATGTTCTCCACGAGGCCCAGCACCGGGATCTGCATCTGGGCGGCCATGTTCACGGCCTTGCCCACGATCATGCTCACGAGGTCCTGCGGGCTCGTGACGATGACGATCCCCTCGATGGGCAGGCTCTGGAACACGGTGAGCGCCACGTCGCCCGTTCCGGGAGGCATGTCGACGAGCATGTAGTCGATGTCGCCCCAGGCGGTGTCGCCCCAGAACTGGCGGATGGCGCCGCCCAGCACGGGACCGCGCCACAGCACGGGCTGCGTCTCGTCTGCCAGGACGAGGTTGGCGCTCATGACCTTGATGCCGTGCTTGGACTCCACGGGGATGAGATGCTCGTCGGCCGCGGTGGCGTGGGCGTCTGCCATGCCGAACATGTGGGGGATGGACGGACCGGTGATATCCGCGTCCAGGATGCCGACGCTCTTGCCGGCGCGGTTGAGCTCGCGAGCGAGGATGCCCGTGACGAGCGACTTGCCCACGCCGCCCTTGCCGGACACGACGCCGATGAGGTGATGCACGCGCGACAGCTCGCCCAGTTCGAACTGGGGGATGCCGCTGCTCTGGTCTGCCATGTTCTCTCCGATCACATATATGTGTGACGGCCGCCGCGTATTCCCGCGCCGCGGCCGTGCGTTCGCATGCCTCATTCTACCCGCGCGCCGGCCAGCCGCCATTCTCGGCCGCGTTTTGGGCGCCGGCCTCTCGCGCGCCGTGCGCTCGCGGGGCGATATTGCACGCCGCTCGCATTGGTGGGGCGATTCTGCACGCCGCTCGCATCGGTGGGGCGATTTTGCACGCTCGGGAGGCTTCTGGCGTGCAATATCGCTCCGTCAACGTTTGGAGCGTTCAGAAACGCTATGCGAATGGCCGGGATCGGCCGCGCCTGGCCGCGAGCGGCTGCGAACGTGCGGAAGCACGCCGTGTGCGAGAAAAGTTGACCGCCCAACTCTGTACAACTCGCGGTCTACGTGGGCAAACGTTCGCAATTGCTTACTTGGGAAGCCTGTGGAGACGGCCCGTTCGCGCTATCATGGGGCCGTCTGTGGAAGCGTCTGCCCGTCCGGGCGGCGCAACCCATAAGGGACGCCGTGGCGCCGGGGAAAGCGCCGTGGCACGCATGTGCGGGCGCGCAGGGGTGCGCGTCGGCATCTACGCAAACAGAAAGGAGAGGCATGCAGTATTCACAGGAAGTGGAGAACATGTGCCCCGTCGCCAAGGGTGCCTACCACGGCCCCGCGCCCATCCCCGAGGAGGGCAAGTGGGTCCAGGCCAAGGAGATCTCTGACATCTCCGGCCTCACGCACGGTGTGGGCTGGTGCGCCCCGCAGCAGGGTGCCTGCAAGCTGACGCTCAACGTCAAGGAGGGTGTCATCGAGGAGGCCCTCGTCGAGACGATCGGCTGCTCCGGCATGACCCACTCCGCCGCCATGGCTTCCGAGATCCTTCCCGGCAAGACCATCCTTGAGGCCCTCAACACCGACCTCGTCTGCGATGCCATCAACGTCGCCATGCGCGAGATCTTCCTGCAGATCGTCTACGGTCGCAGCCAGACCGCGTTCTCCGAGGGCGGTCTGCCCGTCGGCGCCTCCCTCGACGACCTCGGCAAGGGCCTTCGCTCCCAGGTCGGCACCATGTTCGGCACCAAGGCCAAGGGCGCTCGTTACCTCGAGCTCGCCCAGGGTTACGTCACCCGCATGGCGCTCAACGACAAGAACGAGATCATCGCGTTCGAGTTCCTGAACCTCGGCAAGTTCACCGACGCCCTCAAGGCTGGCAAGTCCGCTGAGGACGCCATCGCCGGCGCCATGGGCCACTACGGCCAGTGGGACAACGCCGCCAAGTACATCGATCCGCGCACTGACGAGGAGACCCACTCCGTCGCCAGCACGTTCCCGGTTCACGAGTAGAAAGGGAGGGATATAACCATGGCTGTTACGTTCGAAGGTTACGAGCGCCGCGTTGAGAAGATCAACAAGTGCCTCGCCGACAGCGGCATCGCCTCCCTCGAGGAGGCCCTGCAGATCTGCACCGACAAGGGCTTCAACCCGCGTGAGATCGTCCACAACACGCAGTCCATCGCCTTCCAGAACGCCGAGTGGGCCTACACCCTGGGCTGCGCCCTGGCTGTCAAGCGCGGCGTCAAGTCCGCTTCCGAGGCCGCTTCCGTGATCGGCGAGGGCATCCAGGCCTTCACCGTCCCCGGTTCCGTCGCTGAGGACCGCAAGGTCGGTCTCGGCCACGGCAACCTCGGCGCCATGCTGCTCTCCGACGACACCGAGTGCTTCGCGTTCCTCGCCGGCCACGAGTCCTTCGCCGCCGCTGAGGGCGCCATCGGCCTGGCCCTCAACGCCAACAAGGCCCGTCAGAAGCCGCTCCGCGTCATCCTGAACGGCCTTGGCAAGGACGCCGCCCAGATCATCGCCCGCATCAACGGCTTCACCTACGTGAAGACGCAGTTCGACTACTACACGGGCGAGCTCAAGGTTGTCGAGACCATCCCGTACTCCGATGGCCCGCGTGCCGCCGTCAACTGCTACGGCGCCGATGACGTCCGCGAGGGCGTTGCCATCATGTGGCACGAGAACGTCGACATCTCGATCACCGGTAACTCCACCAACCCGACGCGCTTCCAGCACCCCGTTGCTGGCACCTACAAGAAGGAGCGCCTCGAGGCTGGCAAGAAGTACTTCTCCGTCGCTTCTGGTGGCGGCACTGGTCGTACCCTGCACCCGGACAACATGGGCGCCGGCCCCGCCTCCTACGGCATGACCGACACCATGGGCCGCATGCACTCCGACGCCCAGTTCGCCGGCTCCTCCTCCGTGCCTGCGCACGTCGACATGATGGGTCTCATCGGCATGGGCAACAACCCCATGGTCGGTGCCACCGTCGCCTGCGCCGTCGCCGTGAACGCCGCGCTGAACGCGTAGGGACAACCTTACAGAATCATTCTCGTGCTAGGTTTCTGGCGTGAGATGAGACCGCTGCTCGGGCTTCTCGGGCAGCGGTTTTCTTTTTTTCTGAACTTGGCAAACGGTAGCAAATTTGTCGTGGATGGTAGTTCTCGCGCGGTGTACCCTAGGCAGCGCCCAAGCGGCACCCCGTTGCAACGCGGTATCTACACCACAGGGCACGCCTTACATAAGGCGCGTCTGCAAGGAAAAGGGAAGCGATTCGAACCATGTTCGAAACCGAACTGCCG contains the following coding sequences:
- a CDS encoding GGGtGRT protein — protein: MAVTFEGYERRVEKINKCLADSGIASLEEALQICTDKGFNPREIVHNTQSIAFQNAEWAYTLGCALAVKRGVKSASEAASVIGEGIQAFTVPGSVAEDRKVGLGHGNLGAMLLSDDTECFAFLAGHESFAAAEGAIGLALNANKARQKPLRVILNGLGKDAAQIIARINGFTYVKTQFDYYTGELKVVETIPYSDGPRAAVNCYGADDVREGVAIMWHENVDISITGNSTNPTRFQHPVAGTYKKERLEAGKKYFSVASGGGTGRTLHPDNMGAGPASYGMTDTMGRMHSDAQFAGSSSVPAHVDMMGLIGMGNNPMVGATVACAVAVNAALNA
- a CDS encoding Mrp/NBP35 family ATP-binding protein, giving the protein MADQSSGIPQFELGELSRVHHLIGVVSGKGGVGKSLVTGILARELNRAGKSVGILDADITGPSIPHMFGMADAHATAADEHLIPVESKHGIKVMSANLVLADETQPVLWRGPVLGGAIRQFWGDTAWGDIDYMLVDMPPGTGDVALTVFQSLPIEGIVIVTSPQDLVSMIVGKAVNMAAQMQIPVLGLVENMSYAVCPHCGEHIHVFGESKLAEVAAGYGLPVLGTLPIDPAIAAACDKGTFEDDLPEGLLPDAVALALDLPELEVEQQEPQGPEPTMAERAAAAAAAYKAKKAAEESDGTVDVTPREV
- a CDS encoding iron-sulfur cluster assembly scaffold protein; its protein translation is MQYSQEVENMCPVAKGAYHGPAPIPEEGKWVQAKEISDISGLTHGVGWCAPQQGACKLTLNVKEGVIEEALVETIGCSGMTHSAAMASEILPGKTILEALNTDLVCDAINVAMREIFLQIVYGRSQTAFSEGGLPVGASLDDLGKGLRSQVGTMFGTKAKGARYLELAQGYVTRMALNDKNEIIAFEFLNLGKFTDALKAGKSAEDAIAGAMGHYGQWDNAAKYIDPRTDEETHSVASTFPVHE
- a CDS encoding aminoacetone oxidase family FAD-binding enzyme, producing MAGGRKRQAQQRGGSRAREREQLERMAAATALPARADVCVVGGGAAGLACAVTAAEAGASVLVLERSLECGRTILATGNGRCNFCNADLAANNYNHPEFVAASMGEPGVALERILGFWRGCGLSWAEEDGRLYPRSRQAASVRNVLLARARRAGAALACGREAIGATRQRSGWHVRLSQTWDGEERELDAATLVIASGGASGAVADALGLALVPDSPVLCGVAATAPAPGLLERLSGRRAHCVATLTRAGRVVMREAGEVLFREYGLSGIVSFNLSRHVRPGDAIELDLAPEVDAWEVDKLVADRPGDAHALDGILDPATAEALVGLAGGAQAGGLAWRVAPLVKGLPFRVEGLADTAHAQVTRGGIDVAALDARTLAARGHDGLFACGEALDVDGACGGYNLAWAWASGMTCGASAARHAATAHANATAPSKDARAARAGAPTPRKDAPSSPERTLS
- a CDS encoding PTS fructose transporter subunit IIC yields the protein MKIVGVSACTVGIAHTYMAKKAVEEECAKRGFECKIEAQGGMGIEDELSQEDVDSADLVIETIDVGIEGEDRFEAKVAEGRLLKVGTADAISNAADVLDRALALIGGAEAVAAAEPAKAEVAEQPVAKASAAPGGPKPAEKKSIFAEPGKTLLNAFNTGVSYFIPIVVIGGVFLAFSLASGTAGANGMEVTNPFMVSLNTIGMAGISMMIPVLAAYIAYSMAGKPALAPGFVLGYLVNNAVTTPNGSAVSTGFLGAMIMAVICGYFVRWMKTWKVNDTINTIMPILVIPILTSLVLGMAYIYVLATPLGFVMDWLTAVLGSLQGGSAVVLGLVIGVMTAFDMGGPINKTASTFTMALMASSIYGPNGMFRVAVAVPPLACGIASLIARNKFDDADRQMGVSAIFMGCIGITEGAIPFAVKDLAHTLPGICIGSAVGAGLAAFQGIDCYVPHGGFIVALATSNVGLFCLDIVIGALVGAAILVVMKPKLENASK
- a CDS encoding NAD(P)/FAD-dependent oxidoreductase, coding for MIEISNLKLSLDKLDGTPEAERRALRRAVLRRLHAAPDDVTGVELRRRSIDARKKSDVHLTCTARVTLRGGANAERALLARLARRKDGRGIRQVVASTPTLPSRTNHAPASRPVVVGAGCAGLFCALALANAGLEPLLVERGDDAHHRSRAVARFNETGELDVESNIQFGAGGAGTFSDGKLTTGTKSPLHRLVLDTFVEAGAAEDIAWDAKPHIGSDVLPGVVDHICARITELGGEVRFRTRLTGIEVTGGTTAPRVSAVVLERREEGGLLVQERLACSRLVLACGHSARDVFELLRELGVTLERKTFAMGVRIEHLQADVDRAQYGPSAGHPALGAAPYKLVSHLPNGRSAYSFCMCPGGYVVAAASEEGGVVTNGMSLAARAGTNANSGLLANVLPSDLPGDDPLAGIELQRACERAAFELGGGAYVAPAQLVGDFLAHQPSSTGGRVEPTYPRGVAWGSVEGCLPPYVAETLRAAIPDMARHLRGFDDAEAVLTGVESRSSSPVRVTRGADLQSVSHAGLYPTGEGAGYAGGIMSAATDGLRVAQAIVDSL
- a CDS encoding DegV family protein is translated as MANIVIVTETGSDITAAEAAELGVELVPMHVAIGDVTIDDGTLDPAEMLEQCRQLGVLPHTSGSTPADFSAVFDRIHEERPEVQILYIAYSAVTTCSYQSACAAAEGRDYVSMLDTGHVTIGLALVVRKTVEHLRENPDITVEGLLEWSLAFAKRVRMGFLPGDLGYLRAGGRLSNAAFVGATLLRIKPVVELLDGRLVATRKLRGKMAACSLDFMDHMLAGAPADTSTLFFVRSCGLPLAIQQAAERRARELGFAELRWYDTQDVITSHCGPGSFGVAFAVDE
- a CDS encoding ketopantoate reductase family protein, translating into MAISRMTIMGKGAIGLLYGSIAAETLGADAVEYVMDDARFERHAHDRLKINGSPCELASVRAGEARTAELLVFAVKATGLDAALDEATALVGPNTRIVSLLNGVTSEQRIAERFGWDNVVLATAQGLDATFLSGELRYSCAGHIHLGAAEGTAAGVVDDIADFFERAGVPHIVEQDIRHRLWAKLMLNVGVNQTTMVFGGTYGSVTTDPEQVRCFVAAMREVRAVAAAEGVTLTEEELTGMFELCASMAPDGMPSMAQDRVARRPTEVEEFSGTICRLGQKHHVLTPQNAWLHERVRQIEASWRG
- a CDS encoding PTS sugar transporter subunit IIA; amino-acid sequence: MSGFVSEENILLNQQATTKEEALRTISDAAARIGVADDADAVYAAFLAREEIDKTGMVDGFAVPHCKTDAVKSAAVIIFKNAQPVEWPSLDDKPVDIAMALLIPDSEAGTTHLRLLSKAAMLLMDDNFKSKLRESDDAADLAATLNVELVA